CTTTTGTTCTATTGGCTGTCTGATCACTGTTTTAAGCCTTTCTGGTTTGGTTCTACGCATATCGCTTATGTAAATCTCATGATGTTTATCTCTTATTTTGTATCCGCTTTTATCGATAAAATCATGGAGCTTTTCTACTGTTTGAGCTTCAGCTGCCCCATATGGCCCTATATGCATTATTTGTGCAGATAATCTCTCACTGAATTTTTCAAATCTTACTTTTGATATTGAAGCAAGATTCTTTTTACCTTCCACATCTTCTATGGCCATACTTATAAGTTCTTTGGTAATGAATTCTGGTTGCATTATCATAACTGTCCATTTCCATGATCCTTTATCCTCAATACTGAACTCTTCCATATTTTCAGCCCACCAGAGCCCTTCAAGCGGCATTACAACATAATCTTGGTTATTTTGTTTCTTGGATAAGAATTTTGTTTTGTAGGACACAGGAAACAACGTTTCCATTGCATCTTGATATTCTTGGGATGTATTGGGATCACCTTGACCATCGATCATCAAGAAATTCATCCTTGGAACATCTACAACAGAAACTAGTTTCTCTGAAGGATAGTATAAGTTCTTTTTTTCCTTTTTAAAGTCATATTTTACCATTTAAACACCTTTTACGATTTTTTAAGTGATACAATCTTATGATTCAATTTAAATTGTTTCTTCAGTTAATAACAAACTCATAAAATCATAAACCCATTCTTTTTCTGCTTTCAAAAGCGCAATGGGACGTGAAAACAGAGCAATTATACTGGGTGATGAATTATTGCTTTTTTGATTCAAAATAGAGTTTTCAAGCAATTTAATACGAGCATCTGTTGATTTCAAATAGCTTTCCAGACATTCAATTATCTCATTATGGTTTAAAATCTGGATATTTGCCATTGCAAGGTCAAATGATGAAATTTGTTTTTGATTTATAGATAAAATATGTTTAATCTTTTCTTCCATTGCTAATTTACCATTATCTGTTATATAATAAACTTTTCTCGAAGTTTTACCTTCCGTTTTTCTAAGTTTGGCTTCAACTAATTTTTTTTCTTCCAGCCTTTTTAAAACGTAATATATTGATGAAAACTCAATTTTTATAAAATTACGCATCCCTCTCTTTTCAATTATTTGTTCAAGTCTATATGCATAATGATGATGTTCGTTAAGCAGTCCTAGTATAGCAACATCTTGGTCGGATAATCTAGTCATAGTATATTCTAAGAACTAAAAAATATATAAAACTAATTTTAAAATTAGGTAAATTATCTGTAATTTTCGTACAGTAATTCATTAAAATTATAAAAAAGGGATTATTTTATTATCCTGATTTATGAAAATATTAATGCATAAGAAATAATAAATAAATTGATAACAAATTATCAACATTAAAATTGAATGAAAGGAGATTCAATTGAAATTTATAAAATCTAGAAAAGGATTTACCCTAATAATTATATTTTTACTGCTTATTGGAAGTTTAACTGCCTTTTCAATCTACGTTTCCGATTATTATCATTCAGATAGCACTGCTTTAGTAGCATTGTCCTCTTCAGGATCATATACTGTATCGGACACAACAAATTCCATTACATTTACCCCCAATTCAAATAAAAGTAAAACAGGAATAATATTTTATCCTGGAGCTAAAGTTCAGCCTGAATCTTACTCTGTTTTGGCTTCTAAATTAGCACAAAATGGTTATACCACTATAATTGTAAAAATGCCTTTTAATTTAGCATTTTTCGGTGCAAATAAAGCTAATGAAATCATTGATCAACATAATGATATTAACACTTGGGTAATAGGTGGGCATTCTCTTGGAGGTGTTTTTGCTTCGGATTATGCTGTAAACCATCAGGATAAAATTAAAGGAGTAATCTATTTAGCTGCTTATCCAAATATCAATGCTTCAAATGCCACTTTTAAAGCATTGTCAATTAGAGGCTCAGAAGATGGACTTACAACAAGTGGAGATATTTCTAAAAATCAAAATAAATATCCAATAAATACTACTTTTATCACCCTAGAAGGTGGCAATCATTATAATTTTGGTGATTATGGAATACAGGCTGGAGATAATAACAGCACCATCAGCAGACAAGAACAACAAA
This sequence is a window from Methanobacterium sp. SMA-27. Protein-coding genes within it:
- a CDS encoding GyrI-like domain-containing protein, whose product is MVKYDFKKEKKNLYYPSEKLVSVVDVPRMNFLMIDGQGDPNTSQEYQDAMETLFPVSYKTKFLSKKQNNQDYVVMPLEGLWWAENMEEFSIEDKGSWKWTVMIMQPEFITKELISMAIEDVEGKKNLASISKVRFEKFSERLSAQIMHIGPYGAAEAQTVEKLHDFIDKSGYKIRDKHHEIYISDMRRTKPERLKTVIRQPIEQK
- a CDS encoding PadR family transcriptional regulator produces the protein MTRLSDQDVAILGLLNEHHHYAYRLEQIIEKRGMRNFIKIEFSSIYYVLKRLEEKKLVEAKLRKTEGKTSRKVYYITDNGKLAMEEKIKHILSINQKQISSFDLAMANIQILNHNEIIECLESYLKSTDARIKLLENSILNQKSNNSSPSIIALFSRPIALLKAEKEWVYDFMSLLLTEETI
- a CDS encoding alpha/beta hydrolase; the encoded protein is MKFIKSRKGFTLIIIFLLLIGSLTAFSIYVSDYYHSDSTALVALSSSGSYTVSDTTNSITFTPNSNKSKTGIIFYPGAKVQPESYSVLASKLAQNGYTTIIVKMPFNLAFFGANKANEIIDQHNDINTWVIGGHSLGGVFASDYAVNHQDKIKGVIYLAAYPNINASNATFKALSIRGSEDGLTTSGDISKNQNKYPINTTFITLEGGNHYNFGDYGIQAGDNNSTISRQEQQNMTINYILTFLKDLNP